Proteins encoded by one window of Cheilinus undulatus linkage group 13, ASM1832078v1, whole genome shotgun sequence:
- the LOC121520123 gene encoding protein lifeguard 1-like isoform X2: protein MSETADSITSTETQHPPSYDVSSESSSQPHSYQEQQPPPCSADPATDPPPKDGTVTDTPRFTTENKSSSDINPQAYSVTAQPEAQSSFEDATVRRGFVRKVFCLVILMLLFSFAVVSVFSFSDVVIKAVHQYKWIYPSATSIFLVVVITVSCNQSRSRRHPWNIVGLVVVILSFSCMLGGLAAYTNSLAVLLSTGATTTICIAITAFSIQTRFDFTLGRGFLLILAVDVIMLGIFCTFYYSHAGDVALGCLGSLVFSLCLLVNIQLMTGEMHNRLNPEEYATAALFLYTDIIVMFVYLIALLFKCVS from the exons ATGTCAGAAACAGCAGACTCCATCACATCCACAGAGACACAGCACCCTCCCAGTTATGACGTTTCCTCGGAGTCATCATCACAACCACACAGCTACCAAGAGCAGCAGCCCCCACCCTGCTCTGCTGACCCGGCCACAGACCCTCCACCCAAAGACGGGACAGTGACCGACACTCCCCGGTTCACCACTGAGAATAAATCTAGCAGTGATATAAACCCACAGGCCTACTCAGTCACCGCCCAGCCGGAAGCACAGTCCTCCTTTGAAGATGCAACAGTCAGGAGAGGCTTTGTCCGAAAG GTTTTCTGCCTCGTGATTCTCATGCTGCTGTTCAGCTTCGCCGTGGTGAGCGTCTTCAGCTTCAGTGACGTGGTCATAAAGGCGGTGCATCAGTACAAGTGGATCTACCCTTCTGCCACGAGCATCTTCCTGGTTGTGGTCATCACAGTCAGCTGCAACCAGTCCCGAAGCCGACGTCACCCCTGGAACATCGTGGGACTG GTTGTGGTCATCTTGAGCTTTTCATGCATGCTGGGAGGCCTCGCTGCCTACACCAATTCCTTGGCTGTCCTTCTCAGCACGGGAGCAACAACAACCATTTGTATTGCAATCACTGCATTTTCTATACAG ACTCGTTTTGATTTCACTCTGGGTCGGGGATTTCTGCTCATTCTGGCTGTGGACGTCATCATGTTAGGGATCTTCTGCACCTTCTATTACTCACACGCTGGTGATGTTGCCCTCGGGTGTCTGGGGTCTCTGGTGTTTTCACTG TGCTTACTGGTTAATATTCAGCTGATGACGGGGGAGATGCATAACCGTTTGAATCCTGAGGAATACGCCACTGCTGCCCTCTTCCTTTACACAGACATCATAGTCATGTTTGTGTACCTCATTGCTCTGCTTTTTAAGTG TGTATCATAG
- the LOC121520123 gene encoding protein lifeguard 1-like isoform X1: MTQPCEQLLLYLHAYLIRLMVKFMYMCKILMSSSFIFGSVSTRMSETADSITSTETQHPPSYDVSSESSSQPHSYQEQQPPPCSADPATDPPPKDGTVTDTPRFTTENKSSSDINPQAYSVTAQPEAQSSFEDATVRRGFVRKVFCLVILMLLFSFAVVSVFSFSDVVIKAVHQYKWIYPSATSIFLVVVITVSCNQSRSRRHPWNIVGLVVVILSFSCMLGGLAAYTNSLAVLLSTGATTTICIAITAFSIQTRFDFTLGRGFLLILAVDVIMLGIFCTFYYSHAGDVALGCLGSLVFSLCLLVNIQLMTGEMHNRLNPEEYATAALFLYTDIIVMFVYLIALLFKCVS, from the exons ATGACCCAGCCCTGTGAACAACTTTTATTATATCTGCATGCATATCTCATAAGATtaatggttaagttcatgtatATGTGCAAGATTTTAATGTCTTCCAGCTTTATTTTTGGCTCAGTGTCCACCAGAATGTCAGAAACAGCAGACTCCATCACATCCACAGAGACACAGCACCCTCCCAGTTATGACGTTTCCTCGGAGTCATCATCACAACCACACAGCTACCAAGAGCAGCAGCCCCCACCCTGCTCTGCTGACCCGGCCACAGACCCTCCACCCAAAGACGGGACAGTGACCGACACTCCCCGGTTCACCACTGAGAATAAATCTAGCAGTGATATAAACCCACAGGCCTACTCAGTCACCGCCCAGCCGGAAGCACAGTCCTCCTTTGAAGATGCAACAGTCAGGAGAGGCTTTGTCCGAAAG GTTTTCTGCCTCGTGATTCTCATGCTGCTGTTCAGCTTCGCCGTGGTGAGCGTCTTCAGCTTCAGTGACGTGGTCATAAAGGCGGTGCATCAGTACAAGTGGATCTACCCTTCTGCCACGAGCATCTTCCTGGTTGTGGTCATCACAGTCAGCTGCAACCAGTCCCGAAGCCGACGTCACCCCTGGAACATCGTGGGACTG GTTGTGGTCATCTTGAGCTTTTCATGCATGCTGGGAGGCCTCGCTGCCTACACCAATTCCTTGGCTGTCCTTCTCAGCACGGGAGCAACAACAACCATTTGTATTGCAATCACTGCATTTTCTATACAG ACTCGTTTTGATTTCACTCTGGGTCGGGGATTTCTGCTCATTCTGGCTGTGGACGTCATCATGTTAGGGATCTTCTGCACCTTCTATTACTCACACGCTGGTGATGTTGCCCTCGGGTGTCTGGGGTCTCTGGTGTTTTCACTG TGCTTACTGGTTAATATTCAGCTGATGACGGGGGAGATGCATAACCGTTTGAATCCTGAGGAATACGCCACTGCTGCCCTCTTCCTTTACACAGACATCATAGTCATGTTTGTGTACCTCATTGCTCTGCTTTTTAAGTG TGTATCATAG